The following are encoded together in the Sphingomonas insulae genome:
- a CDS encoding PhzF family phenazine biosynthesis protein, with protein sequence MRIPFAQIDAFAEAAFGGNPAAVMPLSAWLDDTVLQAIASENNLSETAFIVPSDPGESKGKGNGGVDGDRTDFDLRWFTPAGEVALCGHATLASGHFVLSSDDDRTTVRFRTRQAGILEVTREGDRYRMALPAWAPSPKPLDAIVAALGVEAVETLWQDKGYALVVVADEAAVRAARPDDRALIEAGPIVAIVTARGNDTDIVSRAFTPYFDIPEDPVTGAAHAVAVPYWADKLGTDRFTAYQASKRGGLLTCALEGDRVILGGACVTVIEGTFLLP encoded by the coding sequence ATGAGGATCCCCTTCGCGCAGATCGATGCCTTCGCCGAAGCCGCGTTCGGCGGCAATCCGGCGGCGGTGATGCCGCTGTCCGCATGGCTCGACGATACCGTGCTGCAGGCCATCGCGTCCGAGAACAACCTCAGCGAAACCGCCTTCATCGTGCCCTCCGACCCCGGCGAGAGCAAGGGCAAGGGCAACGGCGGCGTTGATGGCGACCGCACCGATTTCGACCTGCGCTGGTTCACCCCTGCCGGTGAAGTCGCCCTGTGCGGCCATGCGACGCTGGCGAGCGGCCATTTCGTGTTGTCGTCCGACGACGATCGCACCACGGTCCGCTTCCGGACGCGGCAGGCGGGCATCCTCGAAGTGACCCGCGAAGGCGATCGCTACCGCATGGCGCTGCCCGCCTGGGCGCCATCGCCCAAACCGCTCGACGCGATCGTCGCCGCGCTGGGCGTGGAGGCGGTCGAGACGCTGTGGCAGGACAAGGGCTATGCCCTCGTCGTCGTCGCCGACGAAGCCGCGGTACGTGCCGCGCGCCCCGACGACCGCGCGCTGATCGAGGCGGGCCCCATCGTCGCGATCGTCACCGCGCGCGGAAACGATACGGACATCGTCAGCCGCGCCTTCACGCCCTATTTCGACATTCCGGAAGACCCGGTGACCGGCGCCGCGCATGCCGTCGCGGTGCCCTATTGGGCGGACAAGCTCGGCACCGACCGCTTCACCGCCTATCAGGCGAGCAAGCGCGGCGGCCTGCTCACCTGCGCGCTGGAAGGCGACCGCGTGATCCTGGGCGGGGCCTGCGTCACGGTCATCGAAGGTACGTTCCTGCTGCCATAG
- a CDS encoding VOC family protein: MLFHTMVGSNDIERSKRFYDTVLGTLGAGEGTRNIADSGHTRLIYNSGNGTNFIVSQPINDEPASVANGSTVAFSCGSPEQVKQLHDTAVAAGGTSIEAPPGPRETASMGTIELAYFRDPDGNKLCGIHFPA, encoded by the coding sequence GTGCTTTTTCACACCATGGTCGGATCGAATGACATCGAACGGTCCAAGCGCTTCTACGACACGGTGCTTGGCACCTTGGGTGCAGGGGAAGGGACGCGGAATATCGCCGACAGCGGCCATACACGGCTGATCTACAATAGCGGCAACGGAACGAACTTCATCGTCAGCCAGCCGATCAACGACGAACCGGCAAGCGTCGCCAACGGCAGCACTGTCGCCTTTTCCTGCGGGTCGCCCGAACAGGTGAAGCAGCTTCACGATACCGCCGTTGCCGCTGGCGGGACATCGATTGAAGCTCCGCCCGGACCGCGCGAAACTGCTTCCATGGGCACCATCGAGCTGGCCTATTTCCGTGATCCCGACGGCAACAAATTGTGCGGAATTCATTTTCCTGCCTGA
- the mnmA gene encoding tRNA 2-thiouridine(34) synthase MnmA yields MLDVDFQLGGDAASRRIVVAMSGGVDSSVVAALAARTGAETIGVTLQLYDHGEATGRAGSCCAGRDIRDARAVCDRLGIAHYVFDHETRFRETVVDTFADEYLAGRTPIPCVQCNTGPKFTDLLQLARDLGADCLATGHYVQRVIGPAGAELHRGADPARDQSYFLFATTQAQVDYLRFPLGALPKSRVRAIAADLGLGVAGKPDSQDICFVPDGDYAGLVRKLRPEADTAGDIVDLNGAKLGTHRGIIHFTVGQRRGLEIGGTAEPLYVVRVDAAARQVVVGPRAALAVGAARITGLNWIGGDHVGPITAKVRSMAKPVGAHLDGDRLVFDAPEYGVAPGQAAVLYAGERVLGGGWIASTEAAMVAAAA; encoded by the coding sequence ATGCTCGATGTGGATTTTCAGCTGGGCGGCGATGCCGCGTCACGGCGGATCGTGGTGGCGATGTCCGGCGGCGTCGACAGTTCGGTGGTGGCCGCGCTCGCGGCGCGGACCGGCGCCGAGACGATCGGCGTGACGCTGCAATTGTACGACCATGGCGAAGCGACCGGCCGCGCCGGCAGCTGCTGCGCCGGGCGCGACATCCGCGATGCGCGCGCGGTGTGCGATCGGTTGGGTATCGCGCATTACGTCTTCGACCATGAGACGCGGTTCAGGGAGACGGTGGTCGACACCTTCGCCGACGAATATCTCGCCGGGCGCACGCCGATCCCCTGCGTCCAGTGCAACACCGGGCCGAAGTTCACCGATCTGCTGCAACTGGCACGGGACCTCGGCGCCGATTGCCTGGCGACGGGCCATTACGTGCAGCGCGTGATCGGGCCGGCGGGCGCGGAACTGCACCGCGGCGCCGATCCGGCGCGCGACCAGAGCTATTTCCTGTTCGCGACGACGCAGGCGCAGGTGGACTACCTCCGCTTCCCCCTAGGTGCGCTGCCCAAATCGCGGGTCCGCGCGATCGCTGCGGACCTGGGGCTGGGCGTCGCCGGCAAGCCCGACAGCCAGGACATCTGCTTCGTCCCCGACGGCGATTATGCCGGGCTGGTGCGCAAGCTGCGCCCGGAGGCGGACACCGCCGGCGACATCGTCGACCTCAACGGCGCGAAGCTCGGCACGCATCGCGGCATCATCCATTTCACCGTCGGCCAGCGCCGCGGACTGGAGATCGGCGGCACGGCGGAACCGCTGTACGTCGTCCGGGTCGATGCGGCGGCGCGGCAGGTCGTGGTCGGCCCGCGCGCGGCGCTGGCGGTGGGCGCGGCGCGCATCACCGGCCTGAACTGGATCGGCGGCGACCATGTCGGCCCTATCACCGCCAAGGTGCGATCGATGGCAAAGCCGGTCGGCGCCCATCTCGACGGTGACCGGCTGGTGTTCGACGCGCCCGAATATGGCGTCGCGCCGGGCCAGGCGGCCGTGCTGTACGCGGGCGAACGCGTGCTGGGCGGCGGCTGGATCGCATCGACCGAAGCGGCGATGGTGGCGGCGGCGGCGTGA
- a CDS encoding DUF1153 domain-containing protein, producing MIENQKIRPAKVIGPLGESLTLDSLPPPSTTRWVVRRKAEVVAAVNGGLLSVDEVCARYGLTVEEFAGWQRAIDRSGMPGLRVTRIQHYKSLYERQQKY from the coding sequence ATGATCGAGAACCAGAAAATCCGTCCCGCCAAAGTCATCGGCCCCCTGGGTGAATCGCTGACTTTGGATTCGCTGCCGCCGCCGTCGACGACGCGGTGGGTGGTACGTCGCAAGGCGGAGGTTGTGGCGGCGGTCAACGGCGGCCTGCTGAGCGTGGACGAGGTCTGCGCCCGCTACGGCCTGACCGTCGAGGAATTCGCCGGCTGGCAGCGGGCGATCGACCGGTCGGGCATGCCGGGACTGCGCGTCACCCGCATCCAGCATTACAAGTCGCTCTACGAGCGCCAGCAGAAATATTGA
- a CDS encoding GlsB/YeaQ/YmgE family stress response membrane protein, whose product MGIILWLIIGGVIGWLASIIMRTDAQQGIFLNIVVGIVGAFIGGLVISGGSINNAPLNVTSFLVSLLGAVILLAIVNLVRRGSVR is encoded by the coding sequence ATGGGTATCATTCTTTGGCTCATCATCGGCGGTGTCATCGGCTGGCTGGCCAGCATCATCATGCGCACCGACGCGCAGCAGGGCATCTTCCTGAACATCGTCGTCGGCATCGTCGGCGCGTTCATCGGCGGCCTGGTGATCTCGGGCGGCTCGATCAACAACGCGCCGCTGAACGTGACGTCGTTCCTGGTGTCGCTGCTCGGTGCGGTGATCCTGCTCGCGATCGTCAACCTCGTGCGTCGCGGCAGCGTTCGCTGA
- a CDS encoding SIMPL domain-containing protein yields the protein MAQAVQTTVEPLVPAQGTVLDVQAEGRTTRVPDLATIRAGVVSQAPTAAAALSDNAQRMARVIAALKRAGIAPRDLATSNVGLSPQYRYTEGQAPAITGYQATNTVTIRFREVARAGGVLDALVAQGANQIDGPNLSIDQPEAALNEARADAVKQARARAELYAGAAGMKVVRIVSIAETGQDAGGPGPQPVFMARAMAADAKTEIAPGEKDVTVSVSVRFLLQ from the coding sequence ATGGCCCAGGCGGTACAGACCACGGTCGAACCGCTGGTCCCGGCACAAGGCACGGTGCTGGACGTGCAGGCGGAGGGCCGGACGACGCGCGTGCCGGACCTGGCGACGATCCGCGCGGGCGTGGTGTCGCAGGCGCCGACCGCCGCCGCCGCGCTGTCCGACAACGCGCAGCGGATGGCGCGGGTGATCGCGGCACTGAAGCGGGCGGGCATCGCGCCGCGCGACCTCGCCACGTCCAACGTCGGCCTCAGCCCACAATACCGGTATACCGAGGGGCAGGCGCCCGCGATCACCGGATATCAGGCGACCAACACCGTCACCATCCGCTTCCGCGAGGTCGCCAGGGCCGGCGGCGTGCTGGATGCGCTGGTGGCGCAGGGCGCGAACCAGATCGACGGGCCGAACCTGTCGATCGACCAGCCCGAGGCGGCGCTGAACGAGGCCCGCGCCGATGCGGTGAAGCAGGCGCGGGCACGGGCGGAGCTGTACGCCGGCGCGGCGGGGATGAAGGTGGTGCGCATCGTCTCGATCGCAGAGACCGGCCAGGACGCGGGCGGGCCGGGCCCGCAGCCGGTGTTCATGGCCCGCGCGATGGCGGCGGACGCCAAGACCGAGATCGCGCCGGGCGAGAAGGACGTGACGGTCAGCGTTTCGGTCCGGTTCCTGCTGCAATGA
- a CDS encoding efflux RND transporter periplasmic adaptor subunit, with protein sequence MNDYQGSIGHEERLALPGEPAPSGRGRRIVVVLVVVALLALVTWAMFGRKKADPAAGAAKTEQMPSVTVVVPGRTTVDRTLSATGTLAARREMPVGVAGEGGMITRVLVEPGQWVNAGQVLATVDRSVQAQTAASLAAQVTVARSDQTIAQAELDRAQQLVDRGFISKADLQRKAATRDAAAARVQVAAATLREANARTGRLDIRAPAAGLVLTRGVEPGQIVSSGSGVLFRMAQGGQIEMRAQLAEADLASLHTGARAQVTPVGSDRVFAGEVWQVSPVIDPQTRQGIARVALRYDPALRPGGFASATIVGGAAVAPLLPDSALQSDEKGSFVYIVDKDDKVARRNIRIGQVSDAGVTVMQGLDGSERVVRAAGGFLAPGQKVKPVLQKAS encoded by the coding sequence ATGAACGACTATCAGGGTTCGATCGGTCACGAGGAACGGCTGGCGCTGCCGGGCGAGCCGGCGCCGTCGGGCCGCGGCCGCAGGATCGTCGTCGTGCTGGTCGTCGTCGCGCTGCTCGCGCTCGTCACCTGGGCGATGTTCGGCCGCAAGAAGGCCGATCCCGCCGCCGGCGCCGCGAAGACCGAACAGATGCCCAGTGTCACCGTCGTCGTGCCCGGCCGCACCACCGTCGACCGCACCTTGTCGGCCACCGGCACGCTGGCGGCGCGGCGCGAGATGCCGGTCGGCGTCGCGGGCGAGGGCGGGATGATCACGCGCGTACTGGTCGAGCCGGGCCAGTGGGTCAACGCCGGACAGGTCCTCGCGACCGTCGACCGGTCGGTGCAGGCGCAGACCGCGGCGTCGCTCGCCGCGCAGGTGACGGTCGCCCGTTCCGACCAGACGATCGCGCAGGCGGAGCTCGACCGCGCCCAGCAGCTCGTCGACCGCGGCTTCATCTCCAAGGCCGACCTGCAGCGCAAGGCCGCCACCCGCGATGCCGCCGCCGCCCGCGTGCAGGTTGCCGCCGCCACCCTGCGCGAAGCGAATGCGCGCACCGGCCGGCTCGACATCCGCGCGCCCGCCGCCGGCCTGGTGCTCACCCGCGGGGTCGAACCGGGCCAGATCGTCAGCTCCGGCTCGGGCGTCCTGTTCCGCATGGCGCAGGGCGGCCAGATCGAGATGCGCGCCCAGCTTGCCGAGGCCGATCTCGCCTCGCTCCACACCGGTGCCCGCGCGCAGGTGACGCCGGTCGGCAGCGACCGCGTCTTTGCGGGCGAGGTGTGGCAGGTGTCGCCGGTCATCGATCCGCAGACCCGCCAGGGCATCGCCCGCGTCGCGCTGCGCTACGATCCCGCGCTGCGGCCGGGCGGCTTCGCCTCGGCGACGATCGTCGGCGGCGCCGCGGTCGCGCCGCTGCTGCCGGACAGCGCGCTGCAAAGCGACGAAAAGGGCAGCTTCGTGTATATCGTCGACAAGGACGACAAGGTCGCGCGGCGCAACATCAGGATCGGCCAGGTCTCCGACGCCGGCGTCACGGTGATGCAGGGCCTCGATGGCAGCGAGCGCGTCGTGCGGGCGGCCGGCGGGTTCCTCGCGCCGGGGCAGAAGGTGAAGCCGGTCCTGCAGAAGGCGAGCTGA
- a CDS encoding efflux RND transporter permease subunit, whose translation MSFRNISAWAIRNPVPPLVLFFALTLAGIVSFMRMDVNNDPDIDFPVVIVVISQPGAAPTELENQVTNRVESAVRSLQGIDEITSTVTEGSSTTVVQLAIGTPIDRAVNDTRDKIAQIRSDLPEGILEPQIFRADTTDNDLASYSAIASDMTVEQLSWYIDNTVAKELLSVSGMAAVNRNGGVSREIRVILDPLKLQSQGLTASQVNQQLRQINLNAAGGRAEIAGSEQSVRVLGNAKNANQLAQTLINVGGGRTVRLGDIATVRDLYAEQRSRAAVDGRQAISFDFQRAKGASDVTVFNEAVKKLQALEKRNPNVHFILRSNSVKYTEAQYESAIHAMIEGAVLAVLVVLLFLRDWRATLISALAIPLSAIPTFWFMELLGFNLNQMTLLGLSLVAGVLVDDAIVEIENIVRHMRMGKSAYQASIDAADEIGLAVLATTMSIVAVFMPVSLMPGISGQYFQNFGLTVVVSVLMSLAVARLITPMIAAYFLKSFGHASHGEGRLMDAYMAVLRWTLDSTRQKVSAARGGYHRVTSRWRDHRVWIMGLGFLTFVCTVVMFMVVPMQFQPPQNNDDSTATIEMVPGTTLAQTDAVVTRVADLLRRQPEVSSVYARTGGGQGVNTGRVTATLRDDRKVTSTEFERNLAPELAKIADARVGFRSQFGWGSSGRDMTIVLGGDDPDLLQKTASTLVDQMATLPTLSQPRVSGNLQRPEIVIRPRFDLAANLGVTTQALSSAIRIATLGDIDQNSARFSLSDRQVPIRVALDQGARTELSTIQNLPVATQTGGSVPLSLIADISLGSGPTQIDRVNQQRRIAVGADLSPGVVSGIAQKQIDNLPIMKNLPLGVNRLTLGQAKWQAEMLKNFVVAVISGTFLVFAVLVLLYRRALPPFVNMASLLLAPLGGLIALWATGNPLSLPVFIGLLMLLGIVAKNSILLIDFALEEMNKGVDSLTAILDAGHKRAQPIVMTTVAMVAGMVPTALSLGGDGSWRAPMGIVVIGGLILSTLLTLVIVPAAFSLAVGIERYVGPRLGKRLLTYRPGDDGSTVVGIAGPDTPSIGPLPGRLGHDDPGSQPAE comes from the coding sequence ATGAGCTTCCGCAACATCTCCGCCTGGGCGATCCGCAATCCGGTCCCGCCGCTGGTCCTGTTCTTCGCACTGACGCTGGCGGGCATCGTCAGCTTCATGCGGATGGACGTGAACAACGACCCGGACATCGATTTCCCGGTCGTCATCGTCGTCATCAGCCAGCCCGGCGCCGCACCGACCGAGCTGGAGAACCAGGTCACCAACCGCGTCGAATCGGCGGTCCGCTCGCTCCAGGGCATCGACGAGATCACCTCGACCGTCACCGAAGGGTCGTCGACCACCGTCGTCCAGCTCGCCATCGGCACGCCGATCGACCGCGCGGTCAACGACACCCGCGACAAGATCGCGCAGATCCGCAGCGACCTGCCCGAAGGCATTCTCGAACCCCAGATCTTCCGCGCGGATACCACGGACAACGATCTTGCCAGCTATTCGGCGATCGCCAGCGACATGACCGTCGAACAGCTCAGCTGGTACATCGACAACACCGTCGCCAAGGAACTCCTGTCGGTCTCCGGCATGGCCGCGGTCAACCGCAACGGCGGCGTCAGCCGCGAAATCCGCGTCATCCTCGATCCGCTGAAACTGCAGAGCCAGGGCCTCACCGCGAGCCAGGTCAACCAGCAGCTGCGCCAGATCAACCTCAACGCCGCCGGTGGCCGCGCCGAGATCGCCGGGTCGGAACAGTCTGTCCGCGTCCTCGGCAACGCCAAGAACGCCAACCAGCTGGCGCAGACGCTCATCAACGTCGGCGGCGGGCGCACCGTGCGACTGGGCGACATCGCCACCGTCCGCGACCTCTATGCCGAACAGCGCAGCCGCGCGGCGGTCGACGGGCGCCAGGCGATCAGCTTCGATTTCCAGCGCGCCAAGGGGGCATCCGACGTCACCGTCTTCAACGAAGCCGTCAAGAAGCTGCAGGCGCTCGAGAAGCGCAACCCCAACGTCCACTTCATCCTGCGGTCCAACAGCGTCAAATATACCGAGGCGCAGTACGAATCCGCGATCCACGCGATGATCGAGGGCGCGGTGCTCGCCGTGCTGGTGGTGCTGCTGTTCCTGCGCGACTGGCGCGCCACGCTGATCTCGGCACTGGCGATCCCGCTGTCGGCGATCCCGACCTTCTGGTTCATGGAACTGCTGGGCTTCAACCTCAACCAGATGACGCTGCTCGGCCTCAGCCTCGTCGCCGGCGTGCTGGTCGACGATGCCATCGTCGAGATCGAGAATATCGTGCGGCACATGCGGATGGGCAAATCCGCCTATCAGGCATCGATCGATGCGGCGGACGAGATCGGCCTCGCCGTGCTCGCCACCACCATGTCGATCGTAGCGGTGTTCATGCCGGTCAGCCTGATGCCCGGCATCTCGGGCCAGTATTTTCAGAACTTCGGCCTCACCGTCGTCGTCTCGGTGCTGATGAGCCTTGCCGTCGCCCGCCTCATCACGCCGATGATCGCCGCCTATTTCCTGAAGTCGTTCGGCCACGCCAGCCACGGCGAGGGCAGGCTGATGGACGCCTATATGGCGGTCCTGCGCTGGACGCTCGACAGCACCCGGCAAAAGGTGAGCGCGGCGCGGGGCGGCTATCACCGCGTCACCAGCCGCTGGCGCGATCACCGCGTCTGGATCATGGGCCTCGGCTTCCTCACGTTCGTGTGCACCGTCGTCATGTTCATGGTGGTGCCGATGCAGTTCCAGCCGCCGCAGAACAACGACGATTCCACCGCCACGATCGAAATGGTGCCCGGCACCACGCTGGCGCAGACCGACGCGGTCGTCACCCGCGTCGCCGACCTGCTGCGCCGCCAGCCGGAGGTGTCGTCGGTCTACGCCCGCACGGGCGGCGGGCAGGGGGTCAACACCGGTCGCGTCACCGCGACGCTGCGCGACGACCGCAAGGTCACCAGCACGGAATTCGAACGCAATCTCGCGCCCGAACTCGCCAAGATCGCCGACGCCCGCGTCGGCTTCCGGTCGCAGTTCGGCTGGGGATCGTCGGGTCGCGACATGACGATCGTGCTCGGTGGCGACGATCCCGATCTGTTGCAGAAGACGGCGAGCACGCTGGTCGACCAGATGGCGACGTTGCCGACGCTCAGCCAGCCGCGCGTGTCCGGCAACCTCCAGCGGCCGGAGATCGTCATCCGTCCGCGCTTCGACCTCGCCGCCAATCTCGGCGTGACGACGCAGGCACTGTCCAGCGCGATCCGCATCGCGACGCTGGGCGACATCGACCAGAATTCGGCCCGCTTCTCGCTCTCCGATCGCCAGGTGCCGATCCGTGTCGCGCTGGATCAGGGCGCACGCACCGAATTGTCGACGATCCAGAACCTGCCGGTGGCGACGCAGACCGGCGGGTCGGTCCCGCTCAGCCTGATCGCCGATATCAGCCTCGGCTCCGGCCCGACGCAGATCGACCGCGTCAACCAGCAGCGCCGCATCGCCGTCGGCGCCGATCTGTCGCCCGGCGTCGTGTCCGGCATCGCGCAGAAACAAATCGACAATCTGCCGATCATGAAGAACCTGCCATTGGGCGTGAACCGGCTGACGCTGGGCCAGGCGAAGTGGCAGGCGGAAATGCTGAAGAACTTCGTCGTCGCGGTGATCTCCGGCACCTTCCTCGTCTTTGCGGTGCTGGTGCTGCTCTATCGCCGCGCGCTGCCGCCGTTCGTCAACATGGCCTCGCTGCTGCTCGCGCCGCTCGGCGGCCTGATCGCGCTGTGGGCGACGGGCAATCCGCTGTCGCTGCCGGTGTTCATCGGGCTGCTGATGCTGCTCGGCATCGTCGCCAAGAATTCGATCCTGCTGATCGACTTCGCGCTGGAGGAAATGAACAAGGGCGTCGATTCGCTCACCGCGATCCTGGATGCGGGCCACAAGCGCGCGCAGCCGATCGTCATGACCACCGTCGCGATGGTCGCGGGCATGGTGCCGACCGCGCTGTCGCTGGGCGGCGACGGATCGTGGCGTGCGCCGATGGGCATCGTCGTGATCGGCGGCCTGATCCTGTCGACGCTGCTGACGCTGGTGATCGTGCCTGCGGCCTTCAGCCTCGCCGTCGGGATCGAACGCTACGTCGGCCCGCGGCTTGGCAAGCGCCTGCTCACCTATCGCCCCGGCGACGACGGCAGCACGGTGGTCGGCATCGCCGGCCCCGATACGCCGTCGATCGGCCCGTTGCCGGGCCGGCTCGGCCATGACGATCCGGGGTCGCAGCCGGCGGAATGA
- a CDS encoding DUF445 domain-containing protein — MTPIPRASATEAAPPALVRMRMIAGGLLLAMAAVFLTSRHFAPLYPWVGYVQAFSEAAMVGGLADWFAVTALFRHPLGLPIPHTAIVPRNKDRIGDTLAQFLRTNFLQPAVISRRMRRVDVAAAIARWLTDPPEGAGGRFRQGASKLVAQVLEGLDPQRLGGMVKAGIAARLRETEVAPILGGVMKAALAEQRHAPLLDGAIRWGAKALAANEHLIRQMVHDRAGSILRWTGLDETVADKLIAGLDKLIADMVDDPQHPLRLKAEEGLDRLAWDLQFDPAMRARVEAMKVELIANPAMQRWLDGLWESARAGLLRIARDPESAMNGQLGDMLRQLGSTLTQDPRLARTINRFVRRAIVGVAADYGDGIVRLVSETVRGWDARTITSRLENAVGRDLQYIRINGTLVGGLVGLVIHTVDVLL, encoded by the coding sequence ATGACCCCTATTCCCCGCGCCAGCGCCACAGAGGCGGCACCGCCCGCCCTCGTGCGGATGCGGATGATCGCGGGCGGGCTGTTGCTGGCGATGGCTGCCGTCTTCCTGACCAGCCGCCACTTTGCGCCGCTGTATCCCTGGGTCGGTTATGTGCAGGCGTTCAGCGAGGCGGCGATGGTCGGCGGCCTCGCCGACTGGTTTGCGGTCACCGCGCTGTTCCGCCATCCGCTCGGCCTGCCGATCCCGCACACCGCCATCGTGCCGCGCAACAAGGATCGCATCGGCGACACCCTCGCCCAGTTCCTGCGCACCAACTTCCTGCAACCCGCGGTCATCAGCCGGCGCATGCGCCGCGTCGACGTCGCCGCCGCCATCGCGCGCTGGCTGACCGATCCGCCGGAAGGGGCAGGGGGTCGCTTTCGCCAGGGCGCGTCCAAACTCGTGGCGCAGGTGCTCGAGGGGCTGGACCCGCAGCGCCTGGGCGGCATGGTCAAGGCGGGGATCGCCGCACGGCTGCGCGAAACCGAAGTCGCGCCGATCCTGGGCGGCGTCATGAAGGCCGCGCTCGCCGAACAGCGTCACGCGCCGCTGCTCGACGGTGCGATCCGCTGGGGGGCAAAGGCGCTCGCCGCCAACGAACATCTCATCCGTCAGATGGTGCACGACCGCGCCGGCTCGATCCTGCGCTGGACCGGGCTCGACGAAACCGTCGCCGACAAGCTGATCGCCGGCCTCGACAAACTGATCGCCGACATGGTCGACGATCCGCAGCACCCGCTGCGACTGAAGGCGGAGGAGGGGCTGGATCGCCTCGCATGGGACCTGCAGTTCGATCCGGCGATGCGGGCGCGGGTGGAGGCGATGAAGGTCGAGCTCATCGCCAATCCGGCGATGCAGCGCTGGCTCGACGGGTTGTGGGAATCGGCACGCGCCGGCCTGCTCCGCATCGCCCGCGATCCCGAAAGCGCGATGAACGGCCAGCTGGGCGACATGCTGCGGCAGCTGGGCAGCACGTTGACCCAGGACCCGCGGCTGGCGCGCACCATCAACCGCTTCGTGCGCCGCGCCATCGTCGGTGTCGCGGCGGACTATGGCGATGGCATCGTCCGCCTGGTGTCCGAAACGGTGCGCGGTTGGGATGCGCGCACCATCACTTCGCGGCTGGAGAATGCGGTCGGCCGCGACCTGCAATATATCCGCATCAACGGCACCCTGGTCGGCGGGCTGGTCGGCCTCGTCATCCACACGGTGGATGTCCTGCTTTGA
- a CDS encoding ABC transporter permease, whose protein sequence is MSATAEFEQDSGGTLRFSGDLLLRTLGKLPDRLDSIDGPVQRIDLSGVGRIDTVGAWVVHRLATRHDAQIDGLDDDGRYLLDQVVAADQPVALPDRPSNAFARLLGEIGDAVVITFRTLYGLLGFLGATTIAFVNVVRHPSRFRFNATVHRFEVVGVQALAIVGLMSFLIGIVIAQQGAVQLRQFGAEVFTINLVGRLTLRELGVLMTAIMVAGRSGSAFAAQLGTMKLTEEIDAMRTIGVSPMEALVLPRTIAAVLLMPLLGFYSSLIAIIGGGLLAWVSLDIPPVTFIQRIREVVPITDLYIGLIKAPVFGAIIAIAGCFQGMLVESDAEQVGLRTTSAVVQAIFLVIVLDAFFAVFFTWVGWN, encoded by the coding sequence ATGAGCGCCACAGCCGAATTCGAGCAGGACAGCGGCGGAACCCTTCGCTTTTCCGGTGACCTGCTGTTGCGGACGCTCGGCAAGTTGCCGGATCGGCTCGATTCGATCGATGGTCCGGTGCAGCGAATCGACCTCAGCGGGGTCGGGCGGATCGACACCGTCGGCGCCTGGGTCGTCCACCGGCTCGCGACGCGCCACGATGCGCAGATCGATGGTCTGGACGACGATGGCCGCTACCTGCTCGATCAGGTCGTTGCCGCGGATCAGCCGGTGGCGCTGCCGGATCGGCCGTCGAACGCCTTTGCCCGGTTGCTGGGTGAGATCGGCGATGCCGTCGTCATCACCTTCCGCACGCTCTATGGCCTGCTCGGGTTTCTCGGCGCGACGACGATCGCGTTCGTCAACGTCGTGCGCCATCCCAGCCGCTTCCGCTTCAACGCGACCGTCCACCGGTTCGAGGTCGTCGGCGTGCAGGCGCTCGCTATCGTCGGGTTGATGAGCTTCCTGATCGGCATCGTCATCGCGCAACAGGGCGCGGTACAGCTGCGCCAGTTCGGGGCGGAGGTGTTCACGATCAACCTCGTCGGGCGGCTGACGTTGCGCGAACTCGGGGTGCTGATGACCGCGATCATGGTCGCCGGCCGCTCCGGCTCCGCCTTTGCGGCGCAGCTCGGCACGATGAAGCTGACCGAGGAGATCGATGCGATGCGCACGATCGGAGTGTCGCCCATGGAGGCGCTGGTGCTGCCGCGCACGATCGCCGCGGTGCTGCTGATGCCGCTGCTCGGCTTCTATTCGTCGCTCATCGCGATCATCGGCGGTGGCCTTCTCGCCTGGGTGTCGCTCGACATCCCGCCGGTCACCTTCATCCAGCGCATTCGCGAAGTGGTGCCGATCACCGACCTCTACATCGGCCTTATCAAGGCGCCGGTGTTCGGGGCGATCATTGCCATCGCCGGTTGCTTCCAGGGCATGCTGGTCGAATCGGACGCGGAGCAGGTCGGGCTGCGCACCACCTCGGCGGTGGTGCAGGCGATCTTCCTCGTCATCGTGCTCGACGCCTTCTTCGCGGTGTTCTTCACCTGGGTGGGATGGAACTGA